The Sesamum indicum cultivar Zhongzhi No. 13 linkage group LG1, S_indicum_v1.0, whole genome shotgun sequence genome includes a window with the following:
- the LOC105172854 gene encoding ferric reduction oxidase 2 isoform X1, translating into MASSTVTSAIRGAILVLALVVFLGNIMMWIIMPTDTYYNDWLLHILADTNSTFFGIQGPIMLDFTFPILFIAVLGCLYLHLGKRRSSFIQSSKRIENLKFIRRPMIVKGLGIVNLTELALFTMFISLCVWYFADYVRHWYKQVPVRSMTRGEKVWQTKLDRVAIVTGVTGNLCLTFLFYPVTRGSSILPMLGLTSEASIKYHIWLGNLAMSLFTAHGFLYILYWSITNRLSEMLKWGDHYVSNIAGEISLLCGLALWITTYPTIRRRMFELFFYTHYLYIFFIIFFILHIGIGFTCIMLPGFYLFIIDRYLRFLQSREKVRLVSARVLPCETIELNFSKSRGLKYNPTSTVFINVPTISKLQWHPFTITSSSNLEPERLSVVIKCEGSWTQKLYDIISSPSSIDRLQVSVEGPYGPASTHFLRHDVLVMISGGSGITPFISIIRELLFISSTLKCKTPRIMLISVFKNSSHLSILDLILPTSGTPSNSGNLDLQIEAYVTREKGQSKDKLQSPRTIWFKPDASDAPISPTLGPNSWLWLAAIISSSFIIYLVLLGVFTQYVVYPIDQNTNKLYSYTKKGSMNMLFICFSIMIAASAAFLWNKKQNAKEAKQIQDMEESVTSRSSNSSFHHDDVEMESLPLQSTIKSINVHYGQRPNLKRILSEIKDSSVGALVSGPKRMRQDVAAICSSGLADNLHFESISFTW; encoded by the exons ATGGCTTCCTCTACAGTTACTTCTGCTATCAGAGGAGCAATTTTGGTGCTGGCCCTTGTGGTTTTTCTTGGTAATATTATGATGTGGATTATCATGCCAACTGACACATACTACAATGACTGGTTGCTTCATATTCTTGCTGATACAAACTCAACTTTCTTTGGAATTCAAG GTCCCATAATGCTGGACTTCACATTTCCCATCTTGTTCATTGCTGTTTTGGGATGTTTATATCTCCACTTGGGAAAGAGAAGAAGTAGTTTCATTCAAAG CAGCAAAAGGATTGAAAACCTGAAGTTCATTAGACGGCCGATGATCGTTAAAGGGCTTGGGATTGTAAATCTGACAGAGCTGGCTCTATTCACCATGTTCATCTCGCTCTGTGTCTGGTACTTTGCAGATTATGTGCGGCATTGGTACAAGCAAGTTCCAGTACGATCAATGACCAGAGGTGAAAAAGT gtGGCAAACAAAATTGGATAGAGTGGCAATAGTAACAGGAGTAACAGGGAATTTGTGCCTGACATTTCTGTTCTATCCAGTGACAAGAGGATCATCAATCTTGCCAATGTTGGGGCTAACTTCAGAAGCCAGCATCAAATACCATATTTGGCTTGGAAACTTAGCCATGTCACTCTTCACTGCTCATGGATTTCTCTACATTCTTTACTGGTCCATCACTAATAGATTATCTGAG ATGCTGAAATGGGGTGACCACTATGTATCAAATATAGCAGGAGAGATCTCTTTGTTGTGTGGATTGGCCTTATGGATCACAACTTACCCTACCATAAGAAGGAGGATGTTTGAGCTCTTTTTCTACACTCACTACCTCTACattttcttcatcattttcttcataCTACATATTGGCATTGGCTTTACCTGCATTATGCTTCCTGGCTTCTATCTTTTCATTATCGATCGATATCTGAGATTCTTGCAGTCGAGAGAGAAAGTCCGATTAGTCTCTGCACGTGTTCTACCGTGTGAAACTATTGAACTCAACTTCTCCAAGAGTCGAG gTTTGAAGTATAATCCTACAAGTACCGTCTTCATAAATGTGCCCACCATTTCCAAACTGCAGTGGCATCCTTTCACCATTACTTCAAGTAGTAACTTAGAACCAGAAAGGCTAAGCGTTGTGATTAAATGTGAGGGCAGTTGGACTCAGAAGCTGTACGACATAATCTCATCACCTTCGTCTATTGATCGCCTTCAAGTGTCCGTAGAAGGACCGTATGGACCAGCTTCAACTCATTTCCTCAG GCATGATGTGTTGGTGATGATTAGTGGAGGAAGTGGGATCACACCATTCATTTCTATAATCAGAGAGCTCCTCTTTATTAGCTCTACACTAAAATGCAAGACTCCTAGGATCATGCTCATTAGTGTATTCAAGAACTCTTCACACCTCTCCATATTGGACCTTATCCTCCCAACTTCAGGCACTCCTTCAAATTCAGGCAACTTAGACTTGCAAATTGAGGCCTATGTCACAAGGGAAAAAGGGCAATCAAAAGACAAGTTACAAAGCCCTCGAACCATATGGTTCAAGCCAGATGCATCTGATGCACCTATATCTCCCACTTTAGGCCCCAACAGTTGGCTATGGCTTGCTGCAATAATCTCATCATCTTTCATCATTTACCTTGTGCTCTTGGGAGTTTTCACCCAGTATGTGGTTTACCCTATTGATCAAAACACCAATAAGCTCTATTCCTACACCAAGAAAGGTTCAATGAACATGTTATTCATATGCTTCTCCATAATGATAGCTGCTAGTGCTGCTTTTCTCTGGAACAAGAAACAGAATGCCAAGGAAGCCAAGCAAATCCAGGACATGGAGGAATCCGTGACGAGTAGGTCATCAAACTCATCATTTCATCATGATGATGTAGAAATGGAGAGCCTCCCCCTACAATCAACCATCAAATCTATCAATGTACATTATGGTCAAAGGCCCAACCTCAAAA GAATCTTGTCGGAGATCAAAGATTCGAGTGTTGGAGCACTTGTTAGTGGGCCCAAGAGGATGAGGCAGGATGTTGCAGCCATATGTTCATCTGGACTGGCTGATAATCTCCATTTTGAATCCATCAGCTTCACTTGGTGA
- the LOC105172854 gene encoding ferric reduction oxidase 2 isoform X2: MASSTVTSAIRGAILVLALVVFLGNIMMWIIMPTDTYYNDWLLHILADTNSTFFGIQGPIMLDFTFPILFIAVLGCLYLHLGKRRSSFIQSKRIENLKFIRRPMIVKGLGIVNLTELALFTMFISLCVWYFADYVRHWYKQVPVRSMTRGEKVWQTKLDRVAIVTGVTGNLCLTFLFYPVTRGSSILPMLGLTSEASIKYHIWLGNLAMSLFTAHGFLYILYWSITNRLSEMLKWGDHYVSNIAGEISLLCGLALWITTYPTIRRRMFELFFYTHYLYIFFIIFFILHIGIGFTCIMLPGFYLFIIDRYLRFLQSREKVRLVSARVLPCETIELNFSKSRGLKYNPTSTVFINVPTISKLQWHPFTITSSSNLEPERLSVVIKCEGSWTQKLYDIISSPSSIDRLQVSVEGPYGPASTHFLRHDVLVMISGGSGITPFISIIRELLFISSTLKCKTPRIMLISVFKNSSHLSILDLILPTSGTPSNSGNLDLQIEAYVTREKGQSKDKLQSPRTIWFKPDASDAPISPTLGPNSWLWLAAIISSSFIIYLVLLGVFTQYVVYPIDQNTNKLYSYTKKGSMNMLFICFSIMIAASAAFLWNKKQNAKEAKQIQDMEESVTSRSSNSSFHHDDVEMESLPLQSTIKSINVHYGQRPNLKRILSEIKDSSVGALVSGPKRMRQDVAAICSSGLADNLHFESISFTW; this comes from the exons ATGGCTTCCTCTACAGTTACTTCTGCTATCAGAGGAGCAATTTTGGTGCTGGCCCTTGTGGTTTTTCTTGGTAATATTATGATGTGGATTATCATGCCAACTGACACATACTACAATGACTGGTTGCTTCATATTCTTGCTGATACAAACTCAACTTTCTTTGGAATTCAAG GTCCCATAATGCTGGACTTCACATTTCCCATCTTGTTCATTGCTGTTTTGGGATGTTTATATCTCCACTTGGGAAAGAGAAGAAGTAGTTTCATTCAAAG CAAAAGGATTGAAAACCTGAAGTTCATTAGACGGCCGATGATCGTTAAAGGGCTTGGGATTGTAAATCTGACAGAGCTGGCTCTATTCACCATGTTCATCTCGCTCTGTGTCTGGTACTTTGCAGATTATGTGCGGCATTGGTACAAGCAAGTTCCAGTACGATCAATGACCAGAGGTGAAAAAGT gtGGCAAACAAAATTGGATAGAGTGGCAATAGTAACAGGAGTAACAGGGAATTTGTGCCTGACATTTCTGTTCTATCCAGTGACAAGAGGATCATCAATCTTGCCAATGTTGGGGCTAACTTCAGAAGCCAGCATCAAATACCATATTTGGCTTGGAAACTTAGCCATGTCACTCTTCACTGCTCATGGATTTCTCTACATTCTTTACTGGTCCATCACTAATAGATTATCTGAG ATGCTGAAATGGGGTGACCACTATGTATCAAATATAGCAGGAGAGATCTCTTTGTTGTGTGGATTGGCCTTATGGATCACAACTTACCCTACCATAAGAAGGAGGATGTTTGAGCTCTTTTTCTACACTCACTACCTCTACattttcttcatcattttcttcataCTACATATTGGCATTGGCTTTACCTGCATTATGCTTCCTGGCTTCTATCTTTTCATTATCGATCGATATCTGAGATTCTTGCAGTCGAGAGAGAAAGTCCGATTAGTCTCTGCACGTGTTCTACCGTGTGAAACTATTGAACTCAACTTCTCCAAGAGTCGAG gTTTGAAGTATAATCCTACAAGTACCGTCTTCATAAATGTGCCCACCATTTCCAAACTGCAGTGGCATCCTTTCACCATTACTTCAAGTAGTAACTTAGAACCAGAAAGGCTAAGCGTTGTGATTAAATGTGAGGGCAGTTGGACTCAGAAGCTGTACGACATAATCTCATCACCTTCGTCTATTGATCGCCTTCAAGTGTCCGTAGAAGGACCGTATGGACCAGCTTCAACTCATTTCCTCAG GCATGATGTGTTGGTGATGATTAGTGGAGGAAGTGGGATCACACCATTCATTTCTATAATCAGAGAGCTCCTCTTTATTAGCTCTACACTAAAATGCAAGACTCCTAGGATCATGCTCATTAGTGTATTCAAGAACTCTTCACACCTCTCCATATTGGACCTTATCCTCCCAACTTCAGGCACTCCTTCAAATTCAGGCAACTTAGACTTGCAAATTGAGGCCTATGTCACAAGGGAAAAAGGGCAATCAAAAGACAAGTTACAAAGCCCTCGAACCATATGGTTCAAGCCAGATGCATCTGATGCACCTATATCTCCCACTTTAGGCCCCAACAGTTGGCTATGGCTTGCTGCAATAATCTCATCATCTTTCATCATTTACCTTGTGCTCTTGGGAGTTTTCACCCAGTATGTGGTTTACCCTATTGATCAAAACACCAATAAGCTCTATTCCTACACCAAGAAAGGTTCAATGAACATGTTATTCATATGCTTCTCCATAATGATAGCTGCTAGTGCTGCTTTTCTCTGGAACAAGAAACAGAATGCCAAGGAAGCCAAGCAAATCCAGGACATGGAGGAATCCGTGACGAGTAGGTCATCAAACTCATCATTTCATCATGATGATGTAGAAATGGAGAGCCTCCCCCTACAATCAACCATCAAATCTATCAATGTACATTATGGTCAAAGGCCCAACCTCAAAA GAATCTTGTCGGAGATCAAAGATTCGAGTGTTGGAGCACTTGTTAGTGGGCCCAAGAGGATGAGGCAGGATGTTGCAGCCATATGTTCATCTGGACTGGCTGATAATCTCCATTTTGAATCCATCAGCTTCACTTGGTGA
- the LOC105172876 gene encoding ferric reduction oxidase 2, with protein MDPTSPPASLRGANNSMIRAAIMAVVVGLLAGYLFLWVMMPTYTYRQTWLPHLRAHTTSTYFGTTQGATYLVFTFPVLLIALFGCLYLHLSNKSIHIHDHTHSKANGDRRFAIWKRPMIIQGLGIVSRIELAFFLMFIALLVWNLANYLHLSFENITPKSAAETGEKLWEAKLDTAALRLGLVGNIALSFLFFPVTRGSSVLPLFGLTSEASVKYHIWLGHIVMMFFTAHGLCYIIFWASTHQISEMLKWEKTGISNVAGELSLLAGLMLWGATFPRIRRKTFELFFYTHHLYILFLIFFVLHVGISYACIMLPGFFLFMIDRYLRFLQSRRGVRLLSARVLPCQTVELNFSKSKGLSYTPTSIMFLNVPSISKLQWHPFTITSSSNLESDKLSVIVKVEGSWSNKLHQLLSSPSPVDRLEASVEGPYGPPSTDFLRHDLLVMVSGGSGITPFISIIRELVYTGEMLKLKTPKVLLISAFKNSTDLTILDLILPISGAPSEIFKSGLQIEAYVTREKHSTTQETKLVRTIWFKPNPSDAPMSPILGQNNWLWLGAIISSSFIIYLIFIGILTRYYIYPIDHNTNTIYRSASRALLHILFLCIGIVIAATTVFLWNKSGNARESVQIQNLEGATPQASPNSWYYNADRELESLPQQSLSQSINVHYGERPDLKRFLFERKESSVGVLVCGPKKMRHEVANICSSGLAANLHFESISFSW; from the exons ATGGATCCAACATCACCACCAGCTTCCCTGCGTGGCGCCAACAACAGCATGATCAGGGCGGCGATAATGGCGGTCGTGGTGGGGCTCTTGGCCGGATACCTCTTCTTGTGGGTGATGATGCCCACATACACCTATAGGCAGACTTGGTTGCCCCACCTCCGAGCTCATACCACTTCCACTTACTTTGGAACCACCCAAG GTGCAACTTATTTGGTGTTCACGTTCCCGGTTCTACTTATTGCTCTCTTCGGCTGTCTCTACCTTCATCTATCAAACAAATCAATACATATTCATGATCACACTCACAGCAAAGCCAACGGAGACCGTCGATTCGCAATCTGGAAGAGGCCCATGATCATCCAAGGATTGGGGATAGTGTCTCGGATTgagcttgcatttttcctcaTGTTCATTGCTCTTCTTGTTTGGAATTTGGCTAACTACTTGCACCTcagttttgaaaatattacacCAAAATCAGCTGCAGAAACTGGAGAAAAACT GTGGGAAGCGAAGCTGGACACAGCGGCCCTCCGCCTTGGACTGGTAGGAAACATAGCCTTGTCATTCCTCTTCTTCCCGGTGACACGTGGCTCGTCGGTGCTGCCTCTTTTTGGGCTCACCTCCGAGGCTAGTGTCAAGTACCACATATGGTTAGGCCATATTGTCATGATGTTTTTCACAGCCCATGGCCTTTGTTACATCATCTTTTGGGCCTCCACACATCAAATTTCTGag ATGCTGAAATGGGAGAAAACTGGGATATCCAATGTAGCTGGAGAGCTATCCCTATTAGCCGGACTGATGCTGTGGGGTGCGACATTCCCCCGGATAAGGAGGAAAACATTTGAGCTCTTCTTCTACACTCATCACCTCTACATTCTCTTTCTCATCTTCTTTGTGCTCCATGTTGGCATCAGTTATGCTTGCATCATGCTCCCTGGCTTCTTCCTCTTCATGATCGATCGCTATCTCAGGTTCTTGCAATCTAGACGAGGCGTTCGTCTCTTGTCCGCCAGAGTTCTGCCCTGTCAAACTGTTGAACTCAACTTCTCTAAGAGTAAAG GTTTGAGTTACACTCCTACCAGCATCATGTTCTTGAATGTCCCTAGCATTTCTAAGCTGCAGTGGCATCCTTTTACCATTACTTCAAGCAGTAATCTGGAGTCTGATAAGCTCAGTGTCATTGTAAAGGTAGAGGGAAGTTGGTCTAATAAGCTCCACCAGTTGCTCTCTTCTCCTTCACCCGTTGATCGGCTTGAAGCTTCCGTTGAAGGGCCTTACGGACCTCCTTCAACCGATTTTCTAAG GCATGACCTGTTGGTCATGGTCAGCGGAGGTAGTGGAATAACCCCGTTTATCTCCATCATCCGGGAGCTTGTCTACACAGGCGAAATGTTGAAACTCAAGACCCCAAAAGTCCTCCTGATCAGCGCATTCAAGAACTCTACCGACTTGACCATACTAGACCTGATCCTCCCTATTTCTGGTGCCCCATCAGAGATTTTCAAGTCAGGGTTGCAGATTGAGGCCTACGTAACGAGAGAAAAACACTCGACTACTCAAGAAACAAAGCTCGTTCGCACCATCTGGTTCAAGCCTAATCCATCTGATGCACCAATGTCTCCCATTCTAGGCCAAAACAATTGGCTCTGGCTCGGTGCCATAATCTCGTCATCCTTCATAATCTACCTCATTTTCATTGGCATTTTGACACGATACTATATATACCCCATTGATCACAACACTAATACCATCTACCGCTCTGCCTCAAGAGCTCTGCTGCACATATTATTCCTATGCATTGGCATCGTTATCGCTGCAACCACCGTTTTCCTTTGGAACAAGAGTGGAAATGCAAGGGAAAGTGTACAAATACAGAACTTGGAGGGGGCAACTCCTCAGGCCTCACCAAATTCATGGTATTATAATGCAGACAGAGAGTTGGAGAGCTTGCCTCAACAGTCACTGTCCCAATCTATCAACGTGCACTATGGTGAAAGGCCTGACCTCAAAA GATTTCTGTTCGAGCGCAAGGAATCAAGTGTTGGGGTTCTTGTCTGTGGTCCGAAGAAAATGAGACATGAGGTTGCAAACATATGTTCATCTGGTTTGGCAGCTAATTTGCACTTTGAGTCCATCAGCTTTAGTTGGTga